ttttttctctccttgcaaaaacacacacgcaacacTGACGGGAGGGTGCGTAAGAATATAAGGCACTATTAATTTCTTACGCAAACGACTTTAATAATACTTGCTGCACGCACCCTATGTGGATAGGAATCGCTCGAAAACGCTTGTCATTATGCTAATATGTGCAATAAAGAACCCCCTGATATCAAAGGCCAGGGGTATATAGAAGGAGATGATAGTAGTGATGTTGACCATGCATTAAAATCTTTGCTAATCAACATGtgagactgtttttttttgagcgATTCTCGAATACAAATGATCAATTCTCGAGCTTTGAGAGTGCATCTGTAGTGGATAAGCTTTTGGTTTAAACAGAGCGAGTcgatttatgtgtgtgtgtttgttttttctttcatctCTGTTGCAATGCTGTTCTTTTAGAATGGATAAATCATCTTTCAGTAATTCGATACCGAAACTGGTTCAAAAAAGGGGGAGCGTGGTGTTTCTACAACTGAAGTATAAGCTGAGTTCGATCTGTTAAACGGTCAGAATGAGATAGCATATGATGGGACAGAGGCAACAAGTAGAACACATGTTAGAAAGCAAGATAATAATacacaaaaacaattaaaaaaacacagacacgTACATattcacataaaaaaacactcaaaataTCGCTACAATAGCACACGTTAGCAGCAGACGCGTCAACACATTAATGCATGTTTAGTGCACACAGCAAGGGAGAAAGAGGGTAATGAGTggattagaaaaaaaacacgattatagtttaaaataatttatccgTATTATGTTTAGTTGAATGTGCGCGGCGTCGGGGGAGTAAGTGCGTTGAGCGCGTTTTGTGAACGAGAACCGCATTGGGTTTGGTTGGTGCGGCGGTGGTGTGTAATAAACAGAAGCGGATGGTAGATTAGTTTGGGGGAGGGCAATTGTCGATGCATCCAATCGTCAGGTCGGACAGTCAGTCAACTAGAGTGCGTTAGAAGTGTGATCAGAGATCATTCTGAAGATGTACGGATGTATGATGATGACGATTTAGACAGCCGCGCGCTACAGTGAACAGGGGgttaatataaaacaaaacaaacaagaggAGGGAGATATTTGTAATGATGAGTGCAGGAATGCTGCAGAGCTTAAAATTTGATTGTGTATATATAGGTTTATTATCAAGTATAGGTGCACAGCAACAAGTAATATTGAGGATAAAAGTAATCCGTTCTAAGGACGGTCACTGAGTTTTTCTCAATAGCCCTCCTTCCTTTGTTTGTTTAGTAAACAATATGCACACAGCAGACcccttcacacacaaacacacacacacacacacacacacacacacacacacacacacacacacacacacacacacacacaggcaaatTCTTCATAACAACACGTACTACTAAAGTCATTCGTTCACTGATACGGTTAATAACTCTACACTACTCGACAGGATGAAGCTAACAGCAGCTAACGTGCTAGTGTTGTCGTATAAGCATTGGCGTTGTGTCGGAAACGAGTACATGGTGTACTGCCATTGCAGTGTAAACCCGATTATATTGCGCACATGCTGGCTGAGAGAAAGCTACAGCAAACATCATACCTATTCAGCTTCCGATGGTATTTGGCTCGTGGAAGAGGTAATCGATACGATAGGACGATAAGAGTAGGTTATTTGCTTAGTTTAGCCATTGCGTGACTGGTTAAATGTGCGTATCGATCATGCTCATGTTTGCTCGATCGTATACGAAGCACATACACATTAGTTTGGTTTTACACGCCTCGGCATTCATGTTGTATTCGAAAGAATTGCTATCATAGATTGGAGAACTTATCATGCTGCATGTGCCAGCTGCCACAGTGCTACTAAAGAAACAAAGAATATCCGCTCCATTTTGTTGTACAATGTCAAACGACTTTAttcgcatcatcatcaacccTCACGTATGGCGAATTGTAGTGTGCTCTCTATAGATCTTAGCGCTGACACATTTAGGAACATGATCAGCATCATCGGCGACGAAGGCttcatgtttcatttttcttccgaCGGAAGCTGCTTGTTCGAACTCTTCCGAATGATATAATTCACTAATTCTTGAAACAGGCCAAACTTAGCTAgctagctgtgtgtgtgtgtgtgcgtgaattTCCCAGATTTTCCCTTCCGAAATGTGCTTGAATGTGCAACAACATTAGGCACAAAAGTTGTACTTCTCTGTGTATGGAAGAGAGCATACGCAACGCTGCTGGTAGGAAAGGACCAAAAAGAAGGAATACggtgaaacagaaaaacagaGATAAATATAAGTAATCTGCAGATGAGAGGGCTCTTTAGTCAACGCGAGTTAAAAGGGGGTTATACATTCTACAGTACACCTATAACCTTATCTTTCTGAGCAAGCAGACAACTATGTTCTGCCGTTTCCTCCTTCTTGTGACCATGGTTGATCACACTGTGTTGTTTGCGCTGGTTTTTTGTTGGAGTTTTATGTTGCTGTAATATATCGTTTTCATTGCCATATACGTTGCGCGCACCATTCACTAGTGACACATCCTCTTGACGGGCGGACGGGAACGTACACAGAACCACGTTCTGCTGCCGGGTAACGGGTGTTATTGGAATGGGAAAACAGTAGGGGTCGATCACACATATGCAGAGGAATGTAAGTGCATTTCCACGGAAGCTCGCACATCCCGCTTTGCTGCAAGGACACAGAAGCTTATATTATGCGTAGCACAGGTTATAAAAACGTTAACATTCACAAAAATACACCTCATAACACTCACACAACATTCATACACCCACATACCACCCACCCCGAACAGAGAGTAGGAAAAGAATGAAATGTGTAGGACGCGTTCGTACGAGCATATTTATACATATGTATATGCAGAGCAATATACGGTATGTACGGTATGTGTATAggtatatatctatatatatatgtatatgggATGCATAAGAAAACAAATGATATGCGAATCAAGTAGAAACAAGGGAAACAGACACCACTCTGTAAGTGGCGAAtggtaaaaagaaaacataagcATTAAGCATTGTAAGTATGATAATAGACAAcggtacacacaaacacttgcaCCGTATAGTGCTAGCAGGAAAAAGAGCATCAATAAAAATGCATAAGTCCACTAAAAAAACACCCGGATACGAACGCGCGCCCCCTTCATCCCCCTTTCAGCAAAACACGCGAAAAACCCACGTAAGGATAACAATTGTAATATTTGTAGATTTGTTTGTGAACAGGTTGATAATCTAAGCTCTATACATATAAATATTGTTGAATAGATATATCATACAATTGtgttaaaaaaagaacagaaaagttgttttattttaaaaagaagTACACAAAACCTGGataataatgaataaaatataaataaatgaataatgaaacaaaattgcgGCAGAATTACTTGTGCTTCATCACGGATTTCCGAAAGGTACAGTATTTCCAACGTGAATTTGAATTATCGAAGAGATTATGCAGCGAAACGCAGCGCGCACGGTTTTCGCTGCACTGGCGGTCATAATTTCTCATCTCTTCCGGGGACTTCTGTAAAAATGGTTAACAGAATAAGGACTGCATATGCAAGTTGTTGATTCGTTAGGTATAAAATGGTTTTAAGCTttagagaaagaaagatagCGTTATTAAACTAAAAACAACCTTTGCTTCAAGCCACAATTTTCTAGACTAAAAAAATAACGTGCAATTCAAAGATAGTTATTTCTTGTTTGACATTGAGCAACAGGGTGCCTCCGGGCTGTCAGCTGTCAATCGATTTAAACCCCGTCGGCTCCCACTGTGTGAAATCTGCGATGCAAACAAAGCGAGAAAACGATTCGGAAAGAGTGGAAAAAGAGTGGAAATATCGATGATAGTACGCGTTTCGATAAAGTTGGGCAGCATTTACACACCGAACGATGGTTCCGCTGTAGCACGGAACTAACGCATTGCCTACTATCCGTGTGGCGCTCGACCATTCGTGTGACTAAGTTTCCCCGTGAAAGGGCGAACACAACGACAACACAACGAGTGAGAGAAATTTGGATCGTGTTTCAggggcaccagcagcagcaagtgcaTTGAGGCTACATTGACGCTATATCGGTGGAGTGGTTTCCTCGTGAAAACGTTTTCCAATCGTGCGAAACAAGAAAAGATGAGGTAAATCAAAGGGAGGGGGTCTCAGACAGAGGGGTTAGCTTTAGGCGAGCGTGTCGAGAAGCAGCCTACCTTGAGCGTAAGTGTGCAAGAATACTCGCGATAAGACCAGGCATCCAAACACTGCCAGTGTGCATAGAAATTTGGAAGCGTTGAAGCAAAACGGATGTTGCGTGGTAAACATATGGAATACACTAATAGATACCGATACGGTGCACCCAAACACGGTTCATCTTCCTAATTAAATTACCCATTTTACCCGGTGTAAGGTCATCGATCGGGAGGTTCATGTTTGTCTCAATCGATTTTGGCCAACAATGAAGTATGTTTCTCGATGGGGTATGGTTGAGGGGGTAGGTAAGCTGGCATCTGGGTGAAACTGTATCATCGGAGCTAATTATGTGAACAGAGTAGGCCAGAAACCCACCAACGCAGAAAGTAAATGTGGAACGAAAGCTGCAATGTTGATAGCCTGTGGTGGAGAGAAAGGAGCACGCGCTCCATTGCTTAACGCAGCTTCTCGAGGGGATTTTTATTCGTCCCGGTATGGATATTAAGTGTTTCCCTATGCTTCGGGGACCATGCCTTGGAACAAAGCAGAAAGAAAGTCGTAATCGTTTGTATACATTTTGCACGAACGCTTTTTCGAAATGAAGTCTTGTCGTATCACTTGGCGTATAGCAGAACGCATGTGACGGTTTCGTATCGTACGATTGCTTGCTATGATAAAGCACGTTTTCAGGGGACGGTGCCTAGCCTGAtgcatttcattcatttgacCTCGTATCATTACATATTTCCACAGAAAATGTTTGACCGTCCGAGATGTCGCGACTGGTGTCCACTATCGACGCAGCAGCTACGGTTGCGCAGCCTAATGCAGATCTCCGGCCACAACATAACCGTACCGGAGCGTAACCTCAGCACCTCAACGCCACCAGTCTGCGACCCAGGCGCAGAGAGATTGAAATGTACCGTTTACTTTACGCTTCACCAGACGCCTCACTCCGCCCCGTTTTACACGAGCGAAAAGCTTGACCTGCACTGCAACGTACTGTGGGCGGAAATCGACTGTCTGGCAACGATCAAATCCTCCCtccggagtgtgtgtgtgcgggtgtggGAACACACCGCCCGACCCGACCAGTCCGCCGGAACGAAAGTGCCTCCCGAGAGCAGCGATGCCACCAGGAACGATGAAGAGGAGGCGACGCAACCAGCGAACGAGCAGACCGACCGGTTACTGTTTGCATGGGGCGTATATTTTTCCGGTCTGGTACCGCTGGCGCGACGCAACGAAAAGCGGCTCCGCCCGAACACGCTCGTGTTTCAGCTGCACGGCGGTTACTTCACCTCGGCCGCCTGTATCCTCGAGCCGGAAGAACGAAGACCGCCGGTAGTGAACTTGCCCGTAGAAGCGGGAGGCCCGACTGTACCAAAACCGAACGCATCCTCTGGCCAGGCGTCGCCATTCTCGCCCTCCGCAACGATTCCAATCGTTGGGGCGGGTGTGGGTGCTCgacgtggtggtggtagccgCGGACATACCGCCGAGAACGTGTTACACTGTGATACTAGCAATAATTCCTCCCCGGTAACGATGTCCGGGGCTCCGCTCGGCTCCTACCAGACGCCTTCCTCTACGTCACCGCACCAGTGGAACTTCGcaaacggtggtggtggcgctcTGCTCGGTGTGGAAGGTCGCTTCGACAAGCTGTCCGTATCACCGGTGGCTAGCAACGGGGGAAGCAGTGGTGGTGTACTTCCCCATGCCGCACGATCAACCAGTCCTTCGTCACCGCTCAGCTGGACGGAACCGTTCGAGACGAGCTTGAAGCTGCGCTACCTTGTTATGGAATTCCTCCCTCCGGAGGTGCGCGCTAGCTACGAcgtaccgcggctgctggcaatCCAGGAACGGCAGCGAAGGCTCCGTTACGAGGCGGACAGCGTGAAAACGCTCATCGAGCGCATCTGCATGAAGAGTGCCTACTGTCTCAACATGGAGCTGTTCGCGAGCAAGCATTTGGTGTACCGGACGGGAGCGAACCAGCACCGGACGGGCGGAATGGGCAAGCAGCTGAGCCGGTTGCTGTACCAGGAGCGCGAACCGATCGATCCGATGGTGTTGCTTCGCGGCCAGGAGCTACGGCGGCACATCGAGCGGGCTCGGTTTCGCTGCCGGCTGCTGGAGCAGGAGCGCGACCGGATTTGCGGTGGAATGCAGCAGCTGCGCAATCGGCTGAATGTGGCCTGTGATAGcaacattgagcgagagtCCGCACTGATGGAGCGCTATCGGACGTATGGGCGGGAGAAGGAGCAGCTGTACCAGCAGAAGATGGCTTACGCTAGCCAGAAGGACAGCGTGCGCGAGGTATGCGCAAAGATGCTAATGGTGCGCCATCAGTTGCTGAAGGGGCTGAACGAAATTTATTACATTAAATCGGTAAGTTTCGCGGTGGAGTGTGGTGAGGTGAGGTTCGATAATACGCCGTTCTTTTACTATTGCAGACGAGTCAAGGCATCTACACCATTAACGATGTACCATTGCCGAATGCGGAATCGTACACGGACGCAACGCCGGCACTGGCCCTCAGCGTTGCTCTTGGCTTCGTTGCCCACGCTGTGATGATGTGTTCCTCGTTTTTAGATATTCCCTTACGGTGCGTATCGGTGTAGCGGTgcgcacaccaccaacaccaccgccaccaccacaagctaaaattcaaatttatcaTGCATTCTCATCCTGTTGTAGAAATCCCATTAAGTATGACGGTTCCCGTTCGAAGATAGTGGACCAAATCAAGCTACTACCAACGATGGATCGAGAGTGAGTGTGATTTACGATGCAAATAGTGCGGTAAACGCTTATTCGCAACTGAACATGTTTCTTTTCCCCCCTTCTGCAGCTTTCCCCTGCACTGTCGCTCGGGACCAGCGCCGAACGCACTGCTGTATGGGGTGTACCTGTTGAATCAGAACATTTCCCAGCTTAAGCATCAGCTCTCGCTGAGCCGGGGCGACCCGCGGGCCACGCTCGTTAATCTGCAGGACATTCTCACCATCCCCGGCATCGGCGGGCCGCTGCAGAAGCGTGATCTTGAGGAAGCGTTCCAAATGCTACCCTCGTCCGTGTTCGGGGCGTCATCGCCCGGGTTTATTTCGCTGTCCACGGCCGGTGGGAGCAGTagcggtagcagcagtagtggaTCGTTCCTTCGTGACAGCCCCTCTAGTAATAGGTGAGGAGTAGGAGGGCACGTTAGCCATTTATTTGCACCACAATTGAGAGGATATTAATACTGTTTCGCTTCCGAACAGAATTTCCCGCTCGGTTGATAACTACACGGACCGAAGGCAGCAGATGCAAAGGCACTACCAGCTTAATAGACATCCGTTGCAGCAAGCAAAAAGGCTGtcgagcagtagcagcagcgccagcgccgtcgaccagcagcagcaggaccaTCTCGTACCGGCTAGGCGCGGCTGTGGGGACAGCACCTTCTCTTCCGATCCCATCCTAGCCCAGAGCGTCCCATTACAGCGACCGTGCGATTTTGACGGGGGTAAAAAGTTCTAACACTCAACAGACGAAAATAGGGCATTGCGGAAAATTATCTCCTCCTTCGAACGTGTGGCAGGAAAAGGGGCATGAACTTTAACACTAAGTTGTCACTAAAAGCAAAAGAATATTGTTATCCTTTCTTCCCTTTTGTTTtgagttttaatttaatatttattggaACATTATGCCCTTTCCCTAGTTGTTTTTCGGAAGGACTTAGGAATCATATAGAGAACTAGCGAAACTGGTAACGCAAACGGTGTATACAGCAATAAACGGACGGCGCATTCTAAATTCGCAAAAGCTGTATCATTGGTGAGagtaaaaagataaataaatttgAAGAGTTAAACACAATAGACAGCATAcgattcttgctgcttcgcgtttgtTTTGAGTCGTATGTAcacctcacacaccttcgctgttaTCCTGCCGATGATttcgatgtcatccgcgaagctaagaaattggagagaccggtGGAGGATATTGTCATGGACGTCGTTGACTAGCCCCGCGcttcgaatgacaccttccagagcGACGATGaagagtccgtcaccttgcctcagacccctgtgagattcgaacgattccgacgtcaAGTTCGATACTCTCACCTTGTACTCCATCCCGTTCATGGTGGCCGGCTAAAagccggatcaacttcccagggAAGTGGAAGCGCTGCATGATGTCCCATAGCTCATTTCGGGCTATCGTGTTGTAGGCCGCCTGaaagtcgatgaacaggtggtgcgtAAGGATCTGGTGTtctcggcacttctggaggatTTGCTGTAGAGTGACAAATTGGTCGGTGGCGGATTAGCCTCAAACAAACCCAACTTGGCAGCTGCCGacaaaatttgtagcaaggggCGCAAGTCTCTGTAGACTGGGTAACATCAAAAGCCATATCCAAGTACCAAGGCTTTTTAGAACGTGTCCGTGAGATTACGAGATGCTACGTCCAATCCGGAAGACAATCTCTCGACGGCCAAAACAGGACTCTTCACTCGATTTCCACGATCATGCTCGCCTTTTTCGTTCGCGAAATTTGTACCAAATTCGTTTCGACCACGTGTCGCGGGCATTgcaaattgcaacaaaaaaaaaccaacaacaacaattttgAATCTGTCGTGATATTCCCGGTTCTTCATTGAATTGTACTAGCGATCTATCCCGATTTCTGTCGATGCATATTCCGGTGCATGAGGGCGTATTTGTCCGCCAACACAATCGCACATCAGCGCGATCTTTTTAGCGGTCATCTTAAACCCTCAAAAACCCTCGTTCGAAACGTCAAAAATCCTCACAACACCTTTCAAAAAACCTCGCCAGAGTGCGCTGGCGAGCTCGCGAATAGCGGTTTTTGTTCTACGGGTAAACAATGCAGATGACAGTTTCCGCGAAGTAAACAAACGACTGCGCCAGTAGCTCGCACGGAAATCTGCTCGTTTTCCCTCTGCTTTCAAGTACCTAGTGCAACTGAATGTTTCACTTGTTGGAACAATCGTGACCAATCCAAACGATTAGATTTAGCTGTTTCCAGTACCCTAGCCACGATGAACATGCGCGTATCGGAGCTGACGGAAATTGCCCTCCAGATGATGGGCTACAAACTGTTCGATCGGAACGGCACACCTACAGACTCGCTCGAAGCGGTAATCGAAAAGCACCAGTACGCAAACGATCACCAAATGGCACTGGCCAAACCCGCCAATAAGCGCAAAAATCCCAACCCACCGACAAAAAGCGAGCAACAGTTTGCGAGCCAGTTCGAGCTGCCCGATTTCGACACCATACTCACGAACCCGGTCCGGTACGTGGACGGTCAGCTAGTGTCGttcgaacagcagcagcagcagcgtctgGCCGTGTTGCGCATGCAGGACAATATTGCCAAGCCGAAGGTGAAATCGATCCGAGCATCGAATTTGAAACAGATTTCCAACAGCAAGCAGGGCCTGGAGACACGGCTGATGCGCACGTACAAAGCGATGAGCGAAGCGGATGAGACGGAGCTGCTGTCCCGAACGAAGTGTGAGTCTAATACTCCCCATCCCTATAGTAGCTAGTAGGATTGTAATGAACCTTTATCGTTCCGTTTCTTGCAGATGATTTGGATATTGGCGAACACATACAGCTCAAGCAGGGGCTGCTGTTGCGCGAGTTTAACGTACTGCTCCAGCTGCTCAAACGCGTGATGGACGACCTGTTCGACAACTACGCCCAGTTTGATTTTGCGTGGCTTATGATGCGCAAATTGGACGAAATGTTGTAAGTACCTATGTCCAAGCCCCTACCCACCCTTTTCGgataaaatttcacaaaaacaaactctaGCGCAGAGCGGCGGATTTTGCTTTCTtacattcaagacattttTATTGAGGTGTTGTGCAGTTTAAAatccccttcccttcccttggCTGGCCACGCTTTTCGCACAGAAAACCCACTACACAAAGCCACAGTTAAATAATCCACATCTTATTCACTAAAAACGTGCGTTTGTTTCGCTCTTTACATGTGTGGTTTCGTTGCTACactaaattcttttttttcttctcctcctccggGTTTGTGTTAGTTGttatggacacacacacacatgttggggctttttcttttcttaatATTCCACTTTTATGCAAGCGTGTTTGAAAAAGATTTAATCCTAGCAGTTTTCTCACTTCCATTTTTTGTCTGGTTTTCTGATTATTTCCTATAGAAAGAGTGCCGAACGAACGTCTACGAGCGCTTAAAGGAGGAGCAACAACGTAAGCTAATTCGCTCCCGACCATCATCATCTCATTAATTCCACTAGCGTTTAATAAacagttacacacacacacacacgcccttGACGATAAGTTTTTTGTCCTTTTCTTCTCCTAGTTGGTAAGCGCGTTCCCCTCCTCCGAACGAATAAACCTTCTCGTCGTTTTAAAAACGACCCTAAATTATACCTGCCTTCCCTTGCGTCGCGTTCGGTTCTGTTTCATTTCGTACACGACGCCGGAGCACCCTCTAAACGGTATTACTTCCATTACTCCACACCGCTACCAGGCTCTTGGAGTGTACGCCCTTGGCGTAGGCATTCTCCAACCCCGGGTTC
This sequence is a window from Anopheles merus strain MAF chromosome 3R, AmerM5.1, whole genome shotgun sequence. Protein-coding genes within it:
- the LOC121597223 gene encoding UV radiation resistance-associated gene protein; translated protein: MFDRPRCRDWCPLSTQQLRLRSLMQISGHNITVPERNLSTSTPPVCDPGAERLKCTVYFTLHQTPHSAPFYTSEKLDLHCNVLWAEIDCLATIKSSLRSVCVRVWEHTARPDQSAGTKVPPESSDATRNDEEEATQPANEQTDRLLFAWGVYFSGLVPLARRNEKRLRPNTLVFQLHGGYFTSAACILEPEERRPPVVNLPVEAGGPTVPKPNASSGQASPFSPSATIPIVGAGVGARRGGGSRGHTAENVLHCDTSNNSSPVTMSGAPLGSYQTPSSTSPHQWNFANGGGGALLGVEGRFDKLSVSPVASNGGSSGGVLPHAARSTSPSSPLSWTEPFETSLKLRYLVMEFLPPEVRASYDVPRLLAIQERQRRLRYEADSVKTLIERICMKSAYCLNMELFASKHLVYRTGANQHRTGGMGKQLSRLLYQEREPIDPMVLLRGQELRRHIERARFRCRLLEQERDRICGGMQQLRNRLNVACDSNIERESALMERYRTYGREKEQLYQQKMAYASQKDSVREVCAKMLMVRHQLLKGLNEIYYIKSTSQGIYTINDVPLPNAESYTDATPALALSVALGFVAHAVMMCSSFLDIPLRNPIKYDGSRSKIVDQIKLLPTMDRDFPLHCRSGPAPNALLYGVYLLNQNISQLKHQLSLSRGDPRATLVNLQDILTIPGIGGPLQKRDLEEAFQMLPSSVFGASSPGFISLSTAGGSSSGSSSSGSFLRDSPSSNRISRSVDNYTDRRQQMQRHYQLNRHPLQQAKRLSSSSSSASAVDQQQQDHLVPARRGCGDSTFSSDPILAQSVPLQRPCDFDGGKKF
- the LOC121596049 gene encoding uncharacterized protein LOC121596049, whose amino-acid sequence is MNMRVSELTEIALQMMGYKLFDRNGTPTDSLEAVIEKHQYANDHQMALAKPANKRKNPNPPTKSEQQFASQFELPDFDTILTNPVRYVDGQLVSFEQQQQQRLAVLRMQDNIAKPKVKSIRASNLKQISNSKQGLETRLMRTYKAMSEADETELLSRTKYDLDIGEHIQLKQGLLLREFNVLLQLLKRVMDDLFDNYAQFDFAWLMMRKLDEMLKSAERTSTSA